A window of Dyella terrae contains these coding sequences:
- a CDS encoding nuclear transport factor 2 family protein: protein MTHRLARMMFAALACCASLGAAASDDDTDPELTRTIAGLDQKVFDAYNRCDLDTFTTFFAPDVEFYHDKGGATFDRQSVVDNTRKYICHKVKRELLTATLKVYPIKDYGAIEEGEHRFCELATGKCEGSAKFLMIWRLKDGQWQMTRVVSFGHRALTPAEIAAMDKATH from the coding sequence ATGACGCATCGACTCGCTCGCATGATGTTCGCCGCACTCGCATGCTGTGCCAGCCTCGGAGCTGCGGCGTCAGACGATGACACCGATCCGGAGCTGACCCGCACCATCGCGGGGCTCGACCAGAAGGTCTTCGACGCCTACAACCGCTGCGACCTGGACACGTTCACCACGTTCTTCGCTCCCGATGTCGAGTTCTATCACGACAAAGGCGGCGCCACTTTCGACCGCCAGTCCGTCGTCGACAACACGCGCAAGTACATTTGCCACAAGGTGAAGCGCGAGCTACTGACGGCCACGCTGAAGGTCTACCCCATCAAGGATTACGGCGCGATCGAGGAAGGAGAGCACCGCTTCTGCGAGCTGGCCACCGGCAAGTGCGAAGGCAGCGCGAAGTTCCTGATGATCTGGCGCCTCAAGGATGGGCAGTGGCAGATGACCCGGGTGGTGAGCTTTGGGCATCGAGCGCTGACACCGGCTGAGATTGCGGCGATGGATAAAGCCACGCACTGA
- the rpiA gene encoding ribose-5-phosphate isomerase RpiA has translation MSANEKKLAGEAAIRFVEDNAIVGVGTGSTVAFFIDALADLKDRIQGAVSSSEQSTAHLKRLGIPVLDLNSTGALSLYVDGADECDPHKRLIKGGGAALTREKIIAAASDKFVCIIDSGKRVNLLGKFPLPIEVIPMARSLVGREIAKRGGSPVWRDGVVTDNGNWIIDVHGWQIADPVGLEKDLNQIPGIVTVGLFAQRAADVVLVGDKQI, from the coding sequence ATGAGCGCTAACGAGAAAAAACTGGCCGGCGAAGCCGCCATCCGCTTCGTCGAGGACAATGCCATCGTCGGTGTGGGCACGGGCTCGACCGTCGCCTTCTTCATCGACGCCCTGGCGGACCTCAAGGACCGCATTCAGGGTGCGGTATCTAGCTCCGAACAGTCCACCGCGCACCTCAAGCGCCTGGGCATCCCGGTGCTGGACCTGAATTCGACAGGCGCCCTGTCCCTCTACGTCGATGGCGCCGACGAATGCGATCCGCACAAGCGCCTGATCAAGGGCGGCGGCGCGGCACTGACGCGCGAAAAGATCATCGCCGCAGCCAGCGACAAGTTCGTCTGCATCATCGACTCGGGCAAGCGCGTGAACCTGCTGGGCAAGTTCCCGCTGCCGATCGAGGTCATTCCGATGGCCCGCAGCCTGGTCGGTCGCGAGATCGCCAAGCGCGGCGGCAGCCCGGTGTGGCGCGATGGCGTGGTCACCGACAACGGCAACTGGATCATCGACGTGCACGGCTGGCAGATCGCCGATCCGGTGGGCCTGGAGAAGGATCTCAACCAGATCCCGGGCATCGTCACGGTCGGTTTGTTTGCCCAGCGCGCCGCTGACGTGGTGCTGGTAGGCGACAAGCAGATCTGA
- a CDS encoding EVE domain-containing protein, which translates to MNYWLMKSEPDAFSIDDLKKKGQEHWDGVRNYQARNYMRDGMRVGDKIFFYHSNCAEPGIVGIAEVATEAYPDASQFDPKSNYFDPGASHDKPRWMLVDVKFVKKLKRTISLKELQAEPALAEMPLVKKGNRLSVMPVSAADWRHIVGME; encoded by the coding sequence ATGAACTACTGGCTTATGAAGTCCGAGCCGGACGCTTTCTCCATCGACGACCTGAAGAAGAAGGGCCAGGAGCACTGGGACGGCGTCCGCAATTACCAGGCGCGCAACTACATGCGCGACGGCATGCGCGTGGGCGACAAGATTTTCTTCTATCACTCCAACTGCGCGGAACCCGGCATCGTCGGCATCGCCGAAGTGGCCACCGAGGCTTACCCGGATGCCAGCCAGTTCGACCCCAAGAGCAACTATTTCGATCCGGGCGCGTCGCACGACAAGCCGCGCTGGATGCTGGTGGACGTTAAGTTCGTGAAGAAGCTCAAGCGGACCATTTCGCTGAAGGAGCTCCAGGCCGAGCCGGCCCTGGCCGAGATGCCGCTGGTCAAAAAGGGCAACCGTCTCTCCGTCATGCCCGTGAGCGCCGCCGACTGGCGCCACATCGTCGGCATGGAATGA
- a CDS encoding 5-formyltetrahydrofolate cyclo-ligase, which translates to MDATAQRRELRQQLAERRRALTPAQRIAAAQGLRRSLDQLPEYLTDLRVAGYWATNGELPLNLVIPPLAGRGQQFLLPVIGPGTRLQFAPWQNGEDVQPNRYGIPEPVDPRELLEPFQLDLVLVPLMAFDRRGGRLGYGGGYYDRSFAFLNDQVRPTEPLLVGIGYAFQELDHIEQADWDVPLDFIATDQELIDCHAGSENGAADA; encoded by the coding sequence GTGGACGCCACCGCCCAGCGACGCGAACTGCGCCAGCAGCTGGCTGAACGCCGCCGCGCCCTCACGCCCGCCCAGCGCATCGCCGCGGCCCAGGGCCTGCGCCGCAGCCTCGATCAGCTTCCTGAATACCTCACCGATCTGCGCGTGGCCGGCTATTGGGCCACCAATGGCGAGCTGCCCCTGAATCTGGTCATTCCGCCTCTGGCCGGGCGTGGCCAGCAGTTCCTGCTTCCGGTGATCGGCCCGGGAACACGCCTGCAGTTTGCCCCCTGGCAAAACGGCGAAGACGTCCAGCCCAACCGCTACGGCATCCCTGAACCGGTGGATCCGCGCGAGCTGCTGGAGCCGTTCCAGCTGGACCTGGTGCTGGTTCCCTTGATGGCCTTTGACCGCCGCGGCGGCCGCCTGGGCTACGGCGGCGGCTATTACGACCGCAGCTTCGCCTTCCTCAATGACCAGGTCCGCCCTACCGAACCCCTGCTGGTCGGCATCGGTTACGCCTTCCAGGAGCTCGACCATATCGAGCAGGCCGACTGGGACGTGCCGCTGGATTTCATCGCCACCGACCAGGAACTGATCGACTGCCACGCCGGCAGCGAAAATGGAGCTGCTGACGCATGA
- a CDS encoding cell division protein ZapA, whose protein sequence is MSTPSEPVALRLIDREFLIACAPEERDGLLESAAYLDRKMRELRANAKTPGFDRLAVLAAISITHEFLALRKQHSGQDVNVGDSLAALRRKLEAALEGQVK, encoded by the coding sequence ATGAGCACCCCGAGCGAACCGGTAGCACTCCGGCTGATCGACCGTGAATTCCTGATCGCCTGCGCCCCGGAAGAGCGCGACGGGCTGCTGGAATCGGCGGCCTATCTGGACCGCAAGATGCGTGAACTGCGCGCCAACGCCAAAACGCCGGGTTTCGACCGCCTCGCGGTCCTGGCCGCCATCAGCATCACGCACGAGTTCCTGGCCCTGCGCAAGCAACACTCCGGCCAGGATGTCAATGTGGGCGATAGTCTTGCGGCGCTTCGTCGCAAGCTTGAAGCGGCTCTCGAGGGCCAAGTAAAATAG
- a CDS encoding TIGR02449 family protein: protein MTASDTARPDPIRQEIAALGEQVDRLLDTVRRLNEENRSLRHSQEQLANERAGLMARNEQARSRVEAMIQRLKALENNN from the coding sequence ATGACCGCTTCCGACACCGCCAGGCCTGATCCCATCAGGCAAGAGATCGCCGCCCTGGGCGAACAGGTTGATCGCCTGCTCGATACCGTGCGTCGGCTCAACGAGGAAAACCGCAGCCTGCGCCACAGCCAGGAACAGCTGGCCAACGAGCGGGCGGGCCTCATGGCGCGCAACGAGCAGGCGCGCAGCCGTGTCGAAGCGATGATCCAGCGCCTGAAGGCGCTCGAGAACAATAACTGA
- a CDS encoding UPF0149 family protein, whose product MTTLEPIAYEDLDGVALRLKLAVEASELHGSLCGFLAGGGRIERQSLLAVLHLDGDDIVQPGASDQAMLDRVVKQSEEELADPELGFEPLLPPDDRSLEERAEALVDWCRGFLGGFGLAGADKHAKLSEEAQEILKDFGAIAASSFEFGDESEDEDSLIEVHEFVRIGAMLLHAECVGGRNKPTGDTLH is encoded by the coding sequence ATGACCACACTCGAACCCATCGCCTACGAAGACCTCGACGGCGTTGCCCTGCGCCTGAAGCTGGCCGTCGAGGCCAGCGAACTGCATGGCTCCCTTTGTGGCTTCCTGGCGGGCGGCGGTCGCATCGAGCGGCAATCGCTGCTGGCCGTGCTGCATCTGGATGGCGACGATATCGTTCAGCCGGGCGCATCCGACCAGGCCATGCTTGACCGCGTGGTCAAGCAGAGCGAAGAAGAACTGGCCGATCCGGAGCTGGGCTTCGAACCCTTGCTGCCGCCGGACGACCGCTCGCTGGAAGAACGCGCCGAGGCCCTGGTCGATTGGTGCCGCGGCTTTCTCGGTGGGTTTGGTCTGGCTGGCGCGGACAAACACGCCAAGCTGTCGGAAGAAGCCCAGGAAATCCTCAAGGACTTCGGTGCGATCGCTGCGTCCAGCTTCGAGTTCGGTGATGAATCCGAGGACGAGGATTCGCTGATCGAAGTGCACGAATTCGTGCGCATTGGCGCCATGTTGCTGCACGCCGAATGCGTGGGCGGCCGCAACAAGCCCACCGGTGACACCCTGCATTGA
- a CDS encoding aminopeptidase P family protein has translation MLFCRERDDEHERWHGESIGTERSVSVHGMDDAFPIDDIDDILPGMIEGRARVYCHFGREPEFDARLLGWMRRLRQLRGGGVVPKEFVALGHLLHDLRLYKSRNELRLMRGSAAIAADAHLAAMQLATPGRFEYEIEAELVRTMRGKGAVPAFTPIVAAGANACVMHYQANRAPLRDGDLLLIDAGAELDCYASDISRTFPVNGRFSREQRALYEVVLAAQQAAIDEVRPGQAFSAAHEVAVRMIAEGLCSLGVLQGDADTAIADGSYKRFYPAKTGHWLGLDVHDVGDYRIDGEPRVLEPGMVVTVEPGIYIPPQDRTVPERWRGIGIRIEDDVAVTRDGHEVLTDAVPREAEAVEALLAQR, from the coding sequence GTGTTGTTCTGCCGCGAGCGCGATGACGAGCACGAGCGCTGGCACGGCGAATCCATCGGCACCGAACGTTCCGTATCCGTCCATGGCATGGACGACGCCTTCCCGATCGATGACATCGACGACATCCTGCCGGGCATGATCGAAGGCAGGGCACGGGTGTACTGCCACTTTGGCCGCGAGCCCGAGTTCGACGCCCGCCTGCTCGGATGGATGCGCCGCCTGCGCCAGTTGCGTGGCGGCGGTGTCGTGCCGAAGGAATTCGTCGCGCTGGGTCATTTGCTGCACGACCTGCGCCTTTACAAATCGCGCAACGAGCTACGCCTGATGCGTGGTTCGGCTGCCATCGCTGCCGACGCGCATCTGGCCGCCATGCAGCTGGCGACGCCGGGCCGCTTTGAGTACGAGATCGAGGCCGAGCTGGTGCGCACCATGCGTGGCAAGGGTGCGGTGCCGGCGTTTACGCCCATCGTCGCCGCAGGTGCCAATGCCTGTGTCATGCACTACCAGGCCAACCGCGCCCCGCTGCGCGATGGCGACCTGCTGCTGATCGATGCTGGCGCGGAGCTCGATTGCTATGCGTCCGATATCAGCCGCACCTTCCCCGTCAATGGGCGCTTTTCCCGCGAGCAGCGCGCGCTGTACGAAGTGGTGCTGGCGGCGCAGCAGGCGGCTATCGACGAGGTTCGGCCCGGTCAGGCGTTCAGTGCGGCGCATGAAGTGGCGGTGCGGATGATCGCCGAAGGATTGTGCTCGCTGGGCGTCCTGCAGGGCGATGCCGATACGGCCATCGCCGATGGCAGCTACAAGCGCTTCTATCCCGCCAAGACGGGCCATTGGCTGGGCCTGGACGTGCATGACGTCGGCGATTACCGCATCGACGGCGAGCCGCGCGTGCTGGAGCCCGGCATGGTGGTGACAGTTGAGCCGGGTATCTACATTCCACCGCAGGACCGCACGGTACCCGAGCGATGGCGCGGCATCGGCATTCGCATCGAGGACGATGTGGCGGTAACTCGCGACGGCCATGAAGTGCTGACCGATGCCGTGCCGCGCGAAGCCGAGGCGGTCGAGGCGTTGCTGGCGCAACGCTGA
- the cydX gene encoding cytochrome bd-I oxidase subunit CydX — translation MWYFSWILGLGLACAFGILNAMWYEVHATDEAHRRIDEDASDV, via the coding sequence ATGTGGTATTTCAGCTGGATTCTTGGCCTGGGCCTGGCGTGTGCTTTCGGCATCCTCAACGCGATGTGGTACGAAGTGCACGCCACGGACGAGGCGCATCGCCGCATCGACGAGGATGCATCGGACGTCTGA
- the cydB gene encoding cytochrome d ubiquinol oxidase subunit II codes for MFELDTLRVIWWALLGALLIGFAVMDGYDFGLAALLRILGRDSDERHVLLETVEPTWEGNQVWFILGGGASFAAWPMLYAVSFSGMYLAIALVLLAFILRPVGFNFRGKVEHTRWQDLWDWVLVASGVVVMLVSGVAFGNLFLGVPFKLDDDLRMTWEGGFFNLLHPFALVTGLVSITMLLAHGAAWAALKADNSIAVRAARIARLACVAWAVLYVAAGVWLAYGLPGYAIASTVEPNGVSNPLFKQVAVGGSWFASYMQYPAFWLAPIAAFFGALVLQWQVGKLGVMGFIGSSLMVIGTILSAGFALFPFLLPSSLDPRSSLTVWDASSSRSTLQLMLFATVIFLPLILLYTSWVFRVMRGRVTLEHVRESRSDY; via the coding sequence ATGTTCGAACTCGACACGTTGCGCGTCATCTGGTGGGCATTGCTTGGCGCGCTCCTCATTGGCTTCGCCGTCATGGACGGCTACGACTTCGGCCTTGCCGCCCTGCTGCGCATCCTCGGACGCGACTCCGACGAACGCCACGTTCTGCTCGAAACCGTCGAACCGACCTGGGAAGGCAACCAGGTGTGGTTCATCCTGGGCGGCGGTGCATCCTTCGCTGCCTGGCCGATGCTTTACGCCGTCTCCTTCTCCGGCATGTATCTCGCGATCGCGCTGGTGCTGCTGGCCTTCATCCTGCGACCTGTGGGCTTCAATTTTCGCGGCAAGGTCGAGCACACGCGCTGGCAGGATCTGTGGGACTGGGTGCTGGTCGCCTCGGGTGTCGTCGTGATGCTTGTTTCCGGCGTGGCGTTCGGCAACCTGTTCCTGGGGGTGCCGTTCAAGCTGGATGACGATCTGCGCATGACCTGGGAGGGCGGCTTCTTCAACCTTCTGCATCCCTTTGCGCTGGTGACCGGCCTGGTCTCGATCACCATGCTGCTGGCGCACGGCGCGGCCTGGGCGGCGCTCAAGGCGGACAACAGCATCGCCGTTCGAGCCGCGCGCATCGCCCGACTCGCTTGCGTCGCCTGGGCCGTGCTGTATGTAGCCGCCGGCGTCTGGCTCGCCTACGGGCTGCCGGGTTACGCCATCGCCAGCACGGTCGAACCGAATGGCGTGTCCAATCCGCTCTTCAAGCAAGTGGCCGTCGGCGGAAGCTGGTTCGCCAGCTACATGCAGTACCCGGCATTCTGGCTGGCACCGATCGCGGCATTTTTCGGCGCGCTCGTGCTGCAATGGCAGGTGGGCAAGCTGGGAGTCATGGGTTTCATCGGCAGCAGTCTGATGGTGATCGGCACGATCCTGTCGGCAGGTTTCGCGCTATTTCCCTTCCTGCTGCCGTCGAGCCTGGATCCGCGTTCGAGCCTCACGGTGTGGGACGCCTCGTCCAGCCGCAGCACGTTGCAACTGATGCTGTTCGCGACCGTGATTTTTCTGCCCCTGATTCTTCTTTACACCTCGTGGGTGTTTCGCGTGATGCGTGGACGCGTCACGCTCGAGCACGTACGCGAATCGCGCAGCGACTACTGA
- a CDS encoding cytochrome ubiquinol oxidase subunit I, with amino-acid sequence MIIDADVVVLSRLQFALTALYHFLFVPLTLGLVWMLAIMESVYVMTRREVWRRMTQFWGVLFGINFAMGVATGITMEFQFGMNWAYYAHYVGDVFGTPLAIEGLMAFFLEGTLIGVFFMGWQRISPVKHLLVTWFLALATSLSALWILVANGWMQNPVGSAFNPETMRMEVTSFSEVFFNPVAQAKFVHTVSAGYVLGAMFVLSISAWYLLRGRNVDFAKRSMTVAASFGLAAALSVVVLGDESGYAVSENQKMKMAAIEAMWETEPAPASFTVFGIPDVENRTTHYALRLPWVMGLIGTRSIDKPIPGIANLVEDTKGKISNGILAYDAMLVLREDKNNAQAKAILAAHDRDLGYALLLKHFVEDPRKATPEDIQKAANSTIPNVPVLFWAFRIMVACGFYFIFLFGYSFWLASKRRLDENRWYLKLALWSLPLPWVAAELGWIVAEYGRQPWAIEGILPTSLGVSSVTAGQVWTSLAGFVLFYSALAIIDATLMVKFVRKGPDGLGLWPIVRRNASEQPSLQD; translated from the coding sequence ATGATCATCGATGCCGATGTCGTTGTCCTGTCGCGCCTGCAATTTGCGCTGACAGCGCTGTATCACTTCCTGTTCGTACCACTGACGCTCGGTTTGGTGTGGATGCTCGCCATCATGGAGAGCGTCTATGTGATGACCAGGCGAGAAGTGTGGCGGCGCATGACCCAGTTCTGGGGCGTGCTGTTCGGCATCAACTTCGCCATGGGCGTGGCGACGGGCATCACCATGGAATTCCAGTTCGGCATGAACTGGGCCTACTACGCGCACTACGTCGGCGACGTGTTCGGCACGCCGCTGGCGATCGAAGGCCTCATGGCGTTCTTCCTCGAAGGCACGCTGATCGGCGTGTTTTTCATGGGCTGGCAGCGCATTTCGCCCGTCAAGCATTTGCTGGTGACATGGTTCCTCGCGCTGGCCACGAGCTTGTCGGCTTTGTGGATTCTCGTTGCCAATGGCTGGATGCAGAACCCGGTGGGTTCGGCCTTCAATCCCGAAACCATGCGCATGGAAGTCACATCTTTCAGCGAGGTGTTCTTCAACCCGGTGGCGCAGGCCAAGTTCGTGCACACGGTGAGCGCGGGCTACGTGCTTGGTGCGATGTTCGTTCTGTCGATCAGCGCCTGGTACTTGCTGCGTGGTCGCAACGTGGACTTCGCCAAGCGGTCGATGACGGTCGCCGCGAGCTTCGGCCTGGCCGCCGCGCTTTCCGTCGTCGTCCTTGGCGATGAATCCGGTTACGCCGTTTCGGAAAACCAAAAGATGAAGATGGCCGCGATCGAGGCCATGTGGGAAACGGAACCCGCACCCGCTTCGTTCACCGTCTTCGGCATCCCGGACGTAGAAAACCGCACGACGCATTACGCGCTTCGCCTGCCCTGGGTCATGGGCCTGATCGGCACGCGCTCGATCGACAAGCCCATTCCCGGCATCGCCAATCTGGTTGAGGACACCAAAGGCAAGATCAGCAACGGCATCCTCGCGTACGACGCGATGCTCGTGCTGCGCGAAGACAAGAACAACGCGCAGGCCAAGGCCATCCTTGCCGCGCATGATCGCGACCTCGGCTACGCCTTGCTGCTCAAGCACTTCGTCGAAGATCCGCGCAAGGCGACACCGGAGGACATCCAGAAGGCAGCGAACAGCACCATCCCGAATGTGCCTGTGCTGTTCTGGGCGTTCCGCATCATGGTGGCCTGCGGGTTCTACTTCATTTTCCTGTTCGGCTATTCGTTCTGGCTGGCCAGCAAGCGCCGACTTGATGAAAACCGCTGGTATCTCAAGCTGGCCTTGTGGAGCCTGCCACTTCCCTGGGTAGCGGCCGAACTGGGCTGGATCGTGGCCGAGTACGGGCGCCAGCCATGGGCGATCGAGGGCATCCTGCCGACCTCCCTGGGCGTGTCGTCGGTGACGGCGGGACAGGTGTGGACGTCGCTCGCCGGCTTCGTACTGTTCTACAGCGCGCTGGCGATCATCGATGCGACGCTGATGGTGAAGTTCGTGCGCAAGGGGCCGGATGGCCTCGGCCTGTGGCCCATCGTGCGCCGCAACGCCTCCGAACAACCCAGCCTGCAGGATTGA
- the cydP gene encoding cytochrome oxidase putative small subunit CydP — protein MSSPQVLEVSAPDDRTLRRLARKLILLVIAKIVVLTAIWWIAIAPHPRPDTRPAAIEQLLAPAHSSTATNTGHP, from the coding sequence ATGTCGAGCCCGCAAGTCCTGGAAGTCAGCGCACCGGATGACCGGACGCTTCGTCGTCTGGCGCGAAAACTGATCCTGCTGGTCATCGCCAAAATCGTGGTACTGACCGCGATCTGGTGGATCGCCATCGCGCCGCATCCGCGCCCCGACACCCGTCCGGCCGCCATTGAGCAACTGCTCGCACCAGCCCACTCATCCACCGCCACGAACACAGGCCATCCATGA
- the pepQ gene encoding Xaa-Pro dipeptidase gives MIDLLALHYPDHIATLRDRADKALAKGGFDHLVIAAGAPIRKFLDDQDYPFVASPHFKQWLPLTDAPGSWIVHTPGKKTRLIFLQPHDYWHVVPEAPSGYWAGQFDITIVRTPEEGIAQLPGAETRRAVIAADYPVMKGMEPNNPPKVLDYLHWHRSYKTPYELDLMREASRVGARAHHAAEQAFRAGESELGIHQAYLQAAQAIDAELPYSSIVGLNEHGAVLHYTHFDRVAPEHSRSFLIDAGASCAGYASDITRTYAGVGHMEFQALIDSVEKAQLGFVDKVRAGQSYPELHIHAHHVLADVLREHGIIRMSAESAVAQGVSAAFFPHGLGHPIGLQVHDVAGFQQSEDGGSIPRPEGHPYLRMTRVLEPGMVVTIEPGLYFIDMLLDELRGKPFAGDIDWARIDAFRPYGGIRIEDDVVCTDGAPENLTRNAFGLI, from the coding sequence ATGATCGACCTGCTTGCCCTGCACTATCCCGACCATATCGCCACGCTGCGCGACCGCGCGGACAAGGCTCTTGCCAAGGGTGGTTTCGATCATCTCGTGATCGCCGCCGGCGCACCGATCCGCAAATTCCTGGACGACCAGGATTACCCTTTCGTCGCCAGCCCGCATTTCAAGCAGTGGCTGCCGCTGACCGATGCACCCGGCAGCTGGATCGTGCACACGCCAGGCAAGAAGACCCGGCTGATTTTCCTGCAACCGCACGATTACTGGCACGTGGTGCCGGAAGCGCCCAGTGGCTACTGGGCCGGGCAGTTCGACATCACCATCGTGCGCACGCCGGAGGAAGGCATCGCGCAACTGCCGGGCGCCGAAACGCGTCGTGCCGTCATTGCCGCGGATTACCCGGTGATGAAGGGGATGGAGCCGAACAATCCGCCAAAGGTGCTCGACTATCTGCACTGGCATCGCTCGTACAAGACGCCGTACGAACTCGACCTGATGCGTGAAGCCAGCCGCGTGGGTGCGCGAGCGCATCACGCCGCCGAACAGGCGTTCCGCGCCGGCGAAAGCGAGCTGGGTATCCACCAGGCTTATCTGCAGGCTGCGCAGGCCATCGATGCCGAACTGCCCTACAGCAGCATCGTGGGCCTCAACGAACACGGCGCGGTGCTGCACTACACGCACTTCGACCGCGTCGCGCCCGAGCACAGTCGTTCGTTCCTGATCGATGCCGGCGCCAGCTGCGCGGGTTACGCCAGCGACATCACGCGCACGTACGCGGGTGTCGGACACATGGAGTTCCAGGCCCTGATCGACAGTGTCGAGAAGGCGCAGCTTGGATTCGTCGACAAGGTGCGCGCGGGCCAGAGTTATCCCGAGCTGCACATCCATGCGCACCACGTGCTTGCGGACGTGCTGCGCGAGCACGGCATCATCCGGATGAGCGCGGAAAGCGCCGTCGCGCAGGGCGTCAGCGCCGCATTTTTCCCGCATGGCCTTGGCCACCCCATTGGCTTGCAGGTGCACGACGTGGCCGGCTTCCAGCAAAGCGAAGACGGTGGCAGCATCCCGCGCCCGGAGGGCCACCCCTACCTGCGCATGACGCGTGTGCTCGAGCCGGGCATGGTGGTGACGATCGAGCCGGGCCTGTACTTCATCGACATGCTGCTGGACGAACTGCGCGGCAAGCCGTTCGCCGGCGACATCGACTGGGCCCGCATCGACGCTTTCCGTCCCTACGGCGGTATTCGCATCGAAGACGATGTCGTGTGCACCGATGGCGCACCGGAAAACCTCACCCGCAACGCCTTCGGCCTGATCTGA
- a CDS encoding PilZ domain-containing protein, which produces MTQNITSIDQRRAQRKRANFTVVVSDTINQRPLGHLGNISASGLLIISVYPPRNEAVYQVSLTLPGLTQHPQAIDLGIQEQWHEAASNPGQIWSGYRIIAISPTDAAVLDAWLELPGSRG; this is translated from the coding sequence GTGACCCAGAACATCACCTCGATCGACCAGCGCCGCGCGCAGCGCAAACGCGCCAATTTCACCGTCGTGGTGTCTGACACCATCAACCAGCGCCCGCTCGGGCACTTGGGCAACATTTCCGCAAGCGGCCTGCTGATCATCAGCGTGTATCCGCCGCGCAATGAGGCCGTCTACCAGGTCAGCCTGACCCTGCCGGGGCTCACGCAGCACCCGCAGGCCATCGACCTGGGCATCCAGGAGCAATGGCACGAAGCGGCATCCAATCCGGGCCAGATCTGGTCGGGATACCGCATCATTGCCATCAGCCCCACGGACGCGGCGGTGCTGGATGCGTGGCTGGAATTGCCCGGGAGTCGCGGCTAG